A stretch of Henckelia pumila isolate YLH828 chromosome 4, ASM3356847v2, whole genome shotgun sequence DNA encodes these proteins:
- the LOC140866445 gene encoding salicylate carboxymethyltransferase-like has protein sequence MEVMQVLHMNGGLGDTSYANNSLLQRKVISMTKPITEEAITELYITMNAPKSLCMAELGCSSGPNTMFVAVELVKIVCELCRRLSQQPPEIQIHLNDLNGNDFNSIFQDHLPMFQVELRNETSRGRVSPCFVSAVPGSFYGRLFSSNTLHFVHSSYSLMWLSKIPKEVELLNKDNIYMASMSPQRVIDAYYNQFRVDFSTFLRCRSEEVVSGGRMVLTILGRRSEDACSKECCYIWELLALALKQMVAEGVIEEEKLHSFNIPQYTQGSFGINHLETSEISWAAWSKGFHAAAAAAEPDGHNVSSCMRSVAEPLLSERFGESVMDRIFDKYSKILCDRLAKGEEPKFVNVTVSLTRKY, from the exons ATGGAAGTAATGCAAGTGCTTCACATGAATGGAGGTTTGGGGGACACCAGTTACGCCAATAACTCCTTGCTTCAG AGAAAGGTGATATCCATGACAAAGCCAATAACAGAGGAAGCCATAACTGAACTTTACATTACCATGAATGCCCCCAAGAGCTTGTGCATGGCTGAACTGGGTTGTTCCAGTGGACCGAATACGATGTTTGTGGCGGTGGAGCTTGTCAAAATCGTTTGCGAATTATGCCGGAGACTAAGCCAGCAGCCTCCTGAGATTCAGATACATTTGAATGATCTGAATGGGAATGACTTCAACTCCATTTTCCAGGACCATTTGCCTATGTTTCAGGTGGAGTTACGAAACGAAACGAGTCGGGGTCGAGTCAGTCCATGCTTTGTGTCTGCGGTTCCTGGATCATTTTATGGCAGGCTTTTTTCTTCCAACACTCTGCATTTTGTCCATTCCTCTTATAGTCTCATGTGGCTTTCCAAG ATTCCAAAAGAGGTGGAATTACTAAACAAAGACAACATTTACATGGCGAGTATGAGCCCACAACGGGTCATCGACGCATACTATAATCAATTTCGAGTAGATTTTTCGACTTTTCTCCGGTGCCGTTCGGAGGAAGTGGTCTCCGGTGGAAGAATGGTGTTAACTATTCTGGGAAGGAGAAGTGAGGATGCTTGTAGCAAGGAGTGTTGCTATATTTGGGAGTTGTTGGCCCTCGCGCTTAAACAAATGGTAGCCGAG gGAGTGATAGAAGAAGAAAAGCTGCATTCTTTCAACATCCCTCAGTACACACAAGGTAGCTTCGGCATCAACCACCTCGAGACGTCGGAAATCTCGTGGGCCGCTTGGAGCAAAGGCTTCcatgccgccgccgccgccgccgaaCCTGATGGGCACAACGTGAGCAGTTGCATGAGATCCGTGGCGGAACCGTTGTTGTCTGAACGTTTCGGAGAATCCGTAATGGATCGAATATTTGACAAGTACAGCAAAATTCTTTGTGATCGCTTGGCTAAGGGAGAGGAGCCAAAATTTGTCAATGTCACTGTCTCATTGACGAGGAAGTACTGA
- the LOC140865864 gene encoding dihydroflavonol 4-reductase-like, whose protein sequence is MNMEGGHGRVVCVTGAAGFIGSWLVMRLLQRGYIVRATVRDPENTKKVKHLVELPGAGANLTLWKADMMVAGSYDEAVQGCEGVFHMATPMDFDSGDPENEVIKPTVEGVLSIIRSCAKAKTVKRLVFTNSAGTLNVEPQQKPEYDEDNWSDLDFIYSTKMTGWMYFVSKILAERAAMEATKENSIDFICIIPPVVVGPFIMPTLPPSLITALSPITGNESHYSIIKQGQFVHVDDLCEAHIFLFEHQRAPGRYICSSHDATIYDLAQMIRDNWPEYDIPTEFEGIDKDTPLVRFSSKKLTGMGFTFKYSLEDMFREAIDTCREKGLLPYSTRSCGVEVNKGKERLPILKEKVANGGVNNGVHSEIK, encoded by the exons ATGAATATGGAAGGTGGCCACGGCCGTGTCGTATGTGTCACCGGAGCCGCCGGATTCATCGGCTCCTGGCTCGTGATGAGGCTTCTTCAACGTGGCTATATAGTCCGCGCAACCGTTCGCGATCCCG AGAATACGAAAAAGGTGAAGCATCTAGTGGAACTCCCCGGAGCCGGCGCGAACCTGACGCTGTGGAAAGCGGACATGATGGTGGCGGGGAGCTACGACGAGGCGGTCCAAGGTTGCGAGGGAGTGTTCCACATGGCGACTCCGATGGATTTCGACTCCGGGGATCCGGAGAATGAAGTGATAAAGCCCACGGTGGAAGGTGTTTTGAGCATCATAAGATCGTGTGCCAAGGCCAAGACTGTGAAGAGGCTCGTCTTCACCAACTCGGCCGGGACTTTGAACGTCGAGCCGCAACAGAAACCGGAGTACGATGAAGACAACTGGAGTGATCTCGACTTCATCTACTCCACCAAAATGACAGGATGG ATGTATTTTGTATCCAAAATCTTGGCTGAGAGAGCTGCAATGGAAGCTACTAAAGAAAACAGCATAGACTTCATTTGCATTATACCGCCAGTAGTGGTTGGACCCTTTATTATGCCTACCCTCCCCCCAAGCCTCATCACTGCACTTTCTCCAATAACTG GGAATGAGTCGCACTATTCGATCATAAAACAAGGCCAGTTTGTGCATGTAGATGATCTATGCGAGGCACACATATTCTTGTTTGAGCATCAAAGGGCACCAGGAAGATACATTTGCTCATCTCATGATGCAACAATTTATGATTTAGCCCAAATGATCAGAGACAATTGGCCAGAATATGACATCCCAACTGA ATTTGAAGGGATTGACAAGGACACACCACTGGTTCGTTTCTCCTCCAAGAAGTTGACGGGAATGGGTTTCACATTCAAGTACAGCTTAGAGGACATGTTCAGGGAAGCGATCGATACGTGTCGCGAAAAGGGTTTGCTCCCATACTCCACCCGAAGCTGCGGAGTCGAAGTAAACAAGGGAAAAGAGCGACTTCCGATTTTGAAGGAGAAAGTTGCCAATGGAGGAGTGAATAATGGAGTGCATTCGGAAATTAAGTAG